The region CCCCCGGGCAATCAACCCACGCCAGCACAGAGTCCTGACCGGAGTGCGATCGAACCTGTAAAAGACGCAAATGGCGTTTACACGATCACGCGCAATGCCCGCATCGTGATTCTGGACATGGTCGTGAGCGATGCCAAGGGAAACGTCGTCACCGATCTGAAGAAGGATGACTTCCACATCAGCGAATCGAACGAGCCCCAGACGATCCTCAACTTCGAGGCCGCAGGCGTACACACGCTTCCTTCTCAGCTCACGATCGATTCGACGGCTACGCTCGACAAAGCGGCTCCACAGGCTCCTGTCAACATCGTTCTGCTCGACGAATTCAATACGAGATTTGAAGATATGGCGTTTGCCCGCTACTCGCTGAAGAAGTTTCTGGAGCGGCAGCCGGGCAAGCTCTCGACCCCTACCATGCTGGTGGCCGTCAGCCTGCAGAACTTCACCGTGCTGCACGACTACACGCAGAACAAGAATGATCTGCTGGCCGCACTGAACCATCACTTTGCCGCCTATCCGTGGCAGGCGCACCAGTACACCTGGCTTGCGGAGCGATATGCCACGGCGTTCCTTACGCTGCGCCGGGTGGCCCTGGCCACGATCGGGCATCCGGGGCACAAGAACATGATCTGGATTGGCCGGGGGTTTCCAAACCTGAACATGGCGAACTACCCCATCGATACCGAACAACGCGTGAATAGCGCTGTGCAGGAGTGCGTGAACACGCTGCGAGACGCGCGCATCACGCTCTACACCATCGATCCGGCCGGTGTTCAGATCGATCCGCAGGCCTACGGCTCCGATGCGGCTCTCACCGATCCCTTCGGGGGCAACTACCAGTTCGCAAAGCTGGCGACAGCGACAGGCGGACGCGCACTCTATGGCCGCAACGATGTGGATACCGAAATTGGCAGCACGATTCGCGACGGTGGGGCGTTCTATACGCTGACCTACCGGCCCACGAATGAATCGCGCGATCCGAGAAAGTTTCGCCGTATCAAGGTGACCGTCGATCGTCCCGGCCTTACGGTCACGACACGCGAGGGCTACTACCTCGAGTACGGTCCCGATAAGCTCAACCCGGTGAACCCATCCAAACGTCTGATCGCGGACCTTCTTCTGGCAGATGCCAGCACCATGGTCTATGACGGTGTTCCTCTTTCAGCGACGCGGCTTGCGGAGTCGCCGGAAAAGTTCAACATTCACGTAGAAGCCAAAGGGCTGGTATGGAGCGATGCCACTGCCACCGAGCCGCGCCGTGCGGAGGTGATTCTGATGACCTCGACCTTCGATAAAAAGAACAAAGAACTTCGGCGTGACGCAAAGGTCATTCGCGCGGCCGCAAGCGAGGACGCGCCACCCAAAGGCCATATCGAGAGAGCGCTCGACATCCATTACCTGATGCCTCACGATGCAAAGGCGACACGGATTCGATTTGTCGTGCGGGTCGCTGCCACGGGCCGTATCGGGACCGCCGATATCGATCTGCGAAAGCCTGTATCGCAAGCAGCAGGCGCGGACAGCCGGTAGGATGCGTCTGAAATCTAGCGCGCATCGGAAATGCACACTCGTTGTAGTTCCCCGGTGGTGTCATCCTGAGGCAGTAGTAGCGTTGGAAAATTCTGGTCGTCGTGCGCTGGCTGAGGAGAAAGAAGCCGGAAGAAGATATCGCGCCGACGCGCAGGCAGGACGCACGGATTAGGCCCTGAGACCATATCATTGTCAGTGATGAACGACCTTAATCTTGCTACGCTGTCCACCGAGTCCCGTAATCCACGCACCACCCACATCGATCAGCTCTCGACCCTGGAGATGGTGCAGGTCATCAACCAGGAAGACAGGACGGTTCCTGAGGCCGTTGCGACGGAGCTTCCGCAGATTGCCCGGGCTATCGACGAGGTCGCGGCACGGTTTGCGAAGGGCGGGAGGTTGTTATACATCGGCGCGGGGACCAGCGGACGGCTGGGCGTACTGGATGCCAGCGAGTGCCCGCCGACGTTCTCGGTTCCTCCGACGCTGGTGCAGGGTCTGATCGCAGGGGGCGACCTGGCGCTGCGCAAGTCGAGCGAGAAGTCGGAGGATTCGCGCGAGCAGGGTGCGGCCGATCTGCTGGCCGCGGGCTTCGGGCAGAATGGCGCACCGGACACGCTGGTGGGAATCGCTGCCTCCGGACGCACTCCCTACGTGATTGGCGCGATGGAGCAGTCGAAGAAGATGGGGCTGCTGACGGTTTCGCTGACCTGCGTCACGGGATCGCAGATGGCCGCGATTGCCGACATCGCGATCGCCCCGGTGACAGGGCCGGAGATCGTGACGGGCTCGACGCGCCTGAAGGCAGGAACGGCAACCAAGCTGGTGCTCAACATGCTTTCGACGGGCGTGATGATCCGGACCGGGGCGGTCTACGGAAACCTGATGGTAAATGTGCAGCCTACCAACGAGAAGCTGGTTGATCGAGCGCAGCGCATCATTGCCGATGCCGCAGGTGTCGACCGCCCGACCGCTGCACGGCTGCTCGACGAAGCCGGAAGCGTGAAGGTGGCGATCGCGATGCAGAAGCTGGGACTGGATCGCAAGGCTGCCGAAGAGAAGCTGACTGCAGCAGGCGGAAGCCTGGCGCGGGCGCTTGCGTAATGAGCGGAGCGTGTAGACCGGACCCGATGCGAGAGGAAGAGGCGCTCGGGAATAAGAACACGGAACACGCGGTCGCAAACAGCGAAGGCCGGTACGGTTGCTTTACTCAGCGCGCAGAATCTCGGTGGGGTCTGTGCGTATTGCGCGAAGCGCGGCAGGAAACGTGGCTACGAGTGCCGTGAGCAGAAGGGCGCATATGGGAAAGGCGATCATATCCGCGTCGGTTGCTTTGACCTGATAGAAGAGTGAACGGACATAACGCGCTGCGCCGAAGCCAAGTGCTATGCCTACGCAGTCTCCAAGCGCAATCATGACGAAAGCGTCGACCGTGACGAGGCGCACGATGGCAGCCCGGCTTGAGCCAATCGCCATGCGGATACCGATCTCGCGACGGCGCTGAAGAACGGAATAGTTGAGTACAGCGTAGAGCCCGATGCCTGCCAGCAGCAGTGCAACAGCGGCAAAGAAGGCGGCGAGCATGGCGATCAGCCGCTCGCGAACGGTCTGGTCGCGAACGAGATCGAGCTGCGTGGTGACGTTCGAGACGCGAAGGCCGTTGTGGCGCTGCGCGATCAACTGGCGAAGAGAGCCGGCAAGCACGAGCGGGTCCTGCGTTGTGTGAATGGCGAAGGTGGCGAACTCGACCGGCTTGGGAGCGGACTTGTCGTCCATCTCGTCAAAGGGGAGATAAAAGACGGCCCGGCTGGGCTCGCGCAGACTGTCATAGGGAACATCGGGAGTGACGCCGACGATCTTGTTGAGGGGCTGATTGGCCCCGCCGCCGCGCGCAAAGGTGCGGCCGATAGGATCCTGCCCGGGGAAGAAGGTTTTGACGAACGTCTCGTTGACAATGACGGCTCCCGGCGAGGTGTCCTGCAGGCGAAAATCACGGCCGGCGATCAGAGGAATCTTCATGGTCGACAACCATTCCGGGGAGACGTTCAGGAAAAACGCGGGAGTCGGGCTGGGAGGCGCGCCGTTGACGGAGATGTCGCTGTTGATCCGGATGCGCCCAAGGAGTGGCCAGCGCGAGATGGCGACCGAGCGAACGCCGGGAACGGAACGAAGCGCCTCGGCAGTCTGGTTCCAGACGACGGAGGTCTGGCCTTTATCGGCGACGGTTTCGAGCAGGAGCAGACGGTCGGTGGAGAAGCCGAGCGGACGGTTCTCAAGGCGCTGGAATGTTGCAACGAAGAGCGAAGACAGAAACAGGACGAGGAAACAGAAGGCGACTTGAACAGCAATCGCTGCACGCATCAGGCGGCGAGGCGAGTGCGGATCTTCCCCGCCCTTGAGAGCGCTGACCGGCGAGACCGCGGAGGCACGGAACGCGGGAAGCGAACCAAGCAATAGAACCACAGAAAGAAGCAGGCCCAAACCGAAGAGAAGCACGCGCCAGTCCGCGGGAAGAGCGAGCCGCGCAGGGTTCTCAGACGGATTAACCAGGCTGAGCACGAACGGCGCAGCCCACGCCGCAAAGAACGCGCCAAGGACCGACGCCAGCAGAGCCAGCAGTGCGCTCTGACACAGGATCAACTGGACGAGACGGCGACGGCCAGCGCCGATCGAGATACGGAGAGCCATCTCGTGCGCACGAGCGGCAGCCTGCGCGGTCATCATATTGGCGACGTTGACGCAGGCGATGATCAGCACAAGGGCGACCAGCAGGGCAAGAATGCCGAACAACCGGCGAGAGTCCTTCTGGAGATCGGAGATTCCGGCGCCGGCGGGAGAGAGGACAAGCGTCTGGTTGAGAAAACGGTCGATGTTCGCCTTGGCGGCTCCGCGAAGGCACGTCGCGCACTCAGCCTGGAAGGTGTGATTGGCGGCCGCAAGACGCTGGCGCAGCGGCTCGAGCCCGGTTGAGGGATTGACGCCGGGTTTGAGCATCAGGAAGACACGATGCCAATTCATGCGCTCCTGCGTGGCGAAATTGCTCAGGCTGAGCGGCAGAAAGACATCGGTGACCGTCCCCTTCTCGGTTCCCGTGAAGTCGCGAGGACCTACGCCGATGATTTGGAAGATCTGGCTGCCGATGTGGAGCGAGCGGCCAAGGACGTTGGGATCGCGACCGAAGCGCCGGTCCCAGTAATCCCAGGACATGACCGCGTACGGAGGCGCGCCGGTACGGTCATCGGCGGGAGCAAACAGGCGGCCGAGTGTGGGCTCAAGGCCGAAGACCGGAAACATGTTGCCGGAGACATACGCGACGTGGGCCTTCTCCATGTTCTCGTCGCCAGAACCGTCGGTCGCCCAGGTGATATCCGTGCGGTCGGCATCGCTGATGGCGATCAGGTCGGCCTGATCGCTGGCGGCATCGCGCATCCGCTTAAACGCTTGCGTGGCCCAGTACCCATCCTCCATGGGCTTGCCGTCGAAACCGATGAGTTTGCGAGAGAGGACGTAGAGTTTGCCGGGATTGGAGACGGGAAGTGGCCGCCAGAGCAGAGCGTCGATGAGTCGGAAGGCGGCGACGCAGGAGCCTATGCCCAACGCGAGGGAGAGTACCGCGGCTGCGGACGCGACCTTGTTGCGGCAGAGCTGGCGCCAGCCGAAACGCACATCCGCAACAAGCGATTCCAGCCATCCGGCGACACGAATTCTGTGGCTCGTCTCGCGCGCACGCAGCGTGGAGCCGAAGGCACGACGGGCCTCCCTGGGATCGCGGCCCGAGGCGATGGCTTCTTCAAGGTGCGATTGCAGCTCTTCTTCGATCTCGCGATTCAGCCGCTCACCGCGCAGAGCATTCGAGACACGCGACCACAAGGACATATCATGCCTCCCGGAGAACTCGATTGATTGCCAGGCTGACGGATTTCCAGCGCGACTCTTCCGCATCCAGCTGTTTTTTGCCCGCAGCGGTGAGCTCGTAGATACGGGCGCGCCGGCCTGTGTCCTTCCTGATCCATTCCGCGCGGACCCAGCCCGCCTCCTCCATCCGGTGTAACGCTGGATA is a window of Edaphobacter sp. 12200R-103 DNA encoding:
- a CDS encoding PadR family transcriptional regulator, giving the protein MARTDALQGSLDLLVLKILSRRPRLHGYAIMTAIADTSGEVLRAEEGSLYPALHRMEEAGWVRAEWIRKDTGRRARIYELTAAGKKQLDAEESRWKSVSLAINRVLREA
- the murQ gene encoding N-acetylmuramic acid 6-phosphate etherase, whose amino-acid sequence is MNDLNLATLSTESRNPRTTHIDQLSTLEMVQVINQEDRTVPEAVATELPQIARAIDEVAARFAKGGRLLYIGAGTSGRLGVLDASECPPTFSVPPTLVQGLIAGGDLALRKSSEKSEDSREQGAADLLAAGFGQNGAPDTLVGIAASGRTPYVIGAMEQSKKMGLLTVSLTCVTGSQMAAIADIAIAPVTGPEIVTGSTRLKAGTATKLVLNMLSTGVMIRTGAVYGNLMVNVQPTNEKLVDRAQRIIADAAGVDRPTAARLLDEAGSVKVAIAMQKLGLDRKAAEEKLTAAGGSLARALA
- a CDS encoding ADOP family duplicated permease produces the protein MSLWSRVSNALRGERLNREIEEELQSHLEEAIASGRDPREARRAFGSTLRARETSHRIRVAGWLESLVADVRFGWRQLCRNKVASAAAVLSLALGIGSCVAAFRLIDALLWRPLPVSNPGKLYVLSRKLIGFDGKPMEDGYWATQAFKRMRDAASDQADLIAISDADRTDITWATDGSGDENMEKAHVAYVSGNMFPVFGLEPTLGRLFAPADDRTGAPPYAVMSWDYWDRRFGRDPNVLGRSLHIGSQIFQIIGVGPRDFTGTEKGTVTDVFLPLSLSNFATQERMNWHRVFLMLKPGVNPSTGLEPLRQRLAAANHTFQAECATCLRGAAKANIDRFLNQTLVLSPAGAGISDLQKDSRRLFGILALLVALVLIIACVNVANMMTAQAAARAHEMALRISIGAGRRRLVQLILCQSALLALLASVLGAFFAAWAAPFVLSLVNPSENPARLALPADWRVLLFGLGLLLSVVLLLGSLPAFRASAVSPVSALKGGEDPHSPRRLMRAAIAVQVAFCFLVLFLSSLFVATFQRLENRPLGFSTDRLLLLETVADKGQTSVVWNQTAEALRSVPGVRSVAISRWPLLGRIRINSDISVNGAPPSPTPAFFLNVSPEWLSTMKIPLIAGRDFRLQDTSPGAVIVNETFVKTFFPGQDPIGRTFARGGGANQPLNKIVGVTPDVPYDSLREPSRAVFYLPFDEMDDKSAPKPVEFATFAIHTTQDPLVLAGSLRQLIAQRHNGLRVSNVTTQLDLVRDQTVRERLIAMLAAFFAAVALLLAGIGLYAVLNYSVLQRRREIGIRMAIGSSRAAIVRLVTVDAFVMIALGDCVGIALGFGAARYVRSLFYQVKATDADMIAFPICALLLTALVATFPAALRAIRTDPTEILRAE
- a CDS encoding VWA domain-containing protein; its protein translation is MSFYRTAALLLTALALPSAAQNAPAFGSKPQPPGNQPTPAQSPDRSAIEPVKDANGVYTITRNARIVILDMVVSDAKGNVVTDLKKDDFHISESNEPQTILNFEAAGVHTLPSQLTIDSTATLDKAAPQAPVNIVLLDEFNTRFEDMAFARYSLKKFLERQPGKLSTPTMLVAVSLQNFTVLHDYTQNKNDLLAALNHHFAAYPWQAHQYTWLAERYATAFLTLRRVALATIGHPGHKNMIWIGRGFPNLNMANYPIDTEQRVNSAVQECVNTLRDARITLYTIDPAGVQIDPQAYGSDAALTDPFGGNYQFAKLATATGGRALYGRNDVDTEIGSTIRDGGAFYTLTYRPTNESRDPRKFRRIKVTVDRPGLTVTTREGYYLEYGPDKLNPVNPSKRLIADLLLADASTMVYDGVPLSATRLAESPEKFNIHVEAKGLVWSDATATEPRRAEVILMTSTFDKKNKELRRDAKVIRAAASEDAPPKGHIERALDIHYLMPHDAKATRIRFVVRVAATGRIGTADIDLRKPVSQAAGADSR